The following proteins come from a genomic window of Corallococcus sp. NCRR:
- a CDS encoding DUF1579 domain-containing protein encodes MSQERLQQSLSAGPHHLLSRLVGTWDGVARTWFQPDKLEDESPTSGTFRSVLDGRFVVYEYTSAFGGKPLSGIATLGYHLDGRRFTLSWVDTFHVGTDIMALQGEAGVDDRISVTGSYSTGEQSPRWGWRVDLELTGPDALVITHFNIEPGAAPQKAIELQYQRRS; translated from the coding sequence ATGAGCCAGGAACGTCTGCAGCAATCCCTGTCCGCGGGTCCCCACCACCTCCTCTCCCGCCTGGTCGGCACGTGGGACGGCGTCGCGCGCACGTGGTTCCAGCCCGACAAACTGGAGGATGAGTCGCCCACCTCCGGCACCTTCCGGAGCGTGCTCGACGGCCGCTTCGTGGTGTACGAGTACACGTCCGCCTTTGGGGGCAAGCCGCTGTCCGGCATCGCGACGCTGGGTTACCACCTGGACGGGCGGCGGTTCACCCTGTCGTGGGTGGACACCTTCCACGTCGGCACGGACATCATGGCGCTGCAGGGAGAGGCCGGGGTGGACGACCGCATCTCCGTCACCGGCAGCTACTCCACCGGTGAGCAGTCGCCCCGCTGGGGCTGGCGCGTGGACCTCGAGCTCACCGGTCCGGATGCGCTGGTCATCACGCACTTCAACATCGAGCCGGGTGCGGCACCGCAGAAGGCCATCGAACTCCAGTACCAGCGCCGGAGCTGA
- a CDS encoding class I SAM-dependent methyltransferase — MSQEDRQRWNDKHQQATATREPSGFLRSLEDRLPHTGRALDLAGGPGHDACWLARRGLDVTLVDISDVALARAEGLARDAGVTLTRLRLDLETDALPPGPFDLVVCSNYLWRPLLAAVPRLLAPGGLFVFAQPTRRNLQRHPHPSARFLLEEGELPTLLQGLQSLSFTEDWTDAGRHEARLLAQKLQQAP; from the coding sequence ATGTCCCAGGAGGATCGCCAGCGCTGGAACGACAAGCACCAGCAGGCCACCGCGACGCGGGAGCCCTCTGGCTTCCTCCGCTCGCTCGAGGACCGGCTGCCTCACACGGGCCGGGCGCTGGACCTGGCAGGCGGTCCGGGACACGACGCGTGCTGGCTCGCGCGACGCGGCCTGGACGTCACCCTGGTGGACATCTCCGACGTGGCGCTGGCGCGGGCGGAAGGACTCGCGCGCGACGCGGGCGTGACACTCACGCGCCTGCGCCTGGACCTGGAGACGGATGCGTTGCCGCCCGGTCCGTTCGACCTGGTCGTGTGCTCGAACTACCTCTGGCGGCCGCTCCTCGCCGCCGTGCCACGGCTGCTCGCACCGGGTGGGTTGTTCGTCTTCGCCCAGCCCACCCGGCGCAACCTGCAACGCCATCCGCACCCGTCCGCGCGCTTCCTCCTGGAGGAGGGGGAACTGCCCACCCTGCTCCAGGGGCTCCAATCCCTCTCATTCACCGAGGACTGGACGGACGCCGGGCGTCATGAGGCGCGGCTTCTGGCTCAGAAGCTCCAGCAGGCGCCGTAG
- a CDS encoding isocitrate lyase/PEP mutase family protein, which yields MTARPDTAATFRALHQGPDLLLLSNAWDAGSARLFESLGAKAIATTSAGIAWALGFPDGNALPVDVLVHTVRTIARAIRVPLTVDAEAGYSDDPATAAENVARLLSEGAVGCNLEDGNGPPELLAAKIERVKQAGARLGVDVFVNARTDVYLRKLVPPERRVEETLARAARYQQAGADGLFAAGVTDAAEIQALTRSTSLPVNVLARQDLPAAAELQRLGVRRLSAGSAISEAIWGRAGALASAFLREGHSPSLFEAAASYPSLNALMNPK from the coding sequence ATGACCGCCCGTCCCGACACCGCCGCCACCTTCCGCGCGCTGCACCAGGGCCCGGACCTGCTCCTGCTTTCGAATGCCTGGGACGCCGGCAGCGCCCGCCTCTTCGAGAGCCTGGGCGCGAAGGCCATCGCCACCACCAGCGCCGGCATCGCCTGGGCCCTGGGCTTCCCGGACGGCAATGCGCTGCCCGTGGACGTGCTCGTCCACACGGTGCGCACCATCGCCCGCGCCATCCGGGTGCCCCTCACCGTGGACGCCGAGGCGGGCTACTCGGATGACCCGGCCACCGCCGCGGAGAACGTGGCCCGCCTTTTGTCCGAGGGCGCCGTGGGCTGCAACCTGGAGGACGGCAACGGTCCTCCGGAGCTGCTCGCCGCGAAGATTGAACGCGTGAAGCAGGCGGGCGCGCGCCTGGGCGTGGACGTCTTCGTCAACGCGCGCACGGACGTCTACCTGCGCAAGCTCGTGCCACCCGAGCGCCGCGTGGAGGAGACCCTGGCCCGTGCCGCCCGCTACCAGCAGGCCGGCGCGGATGGCCTCTTCGCCGCGGGCGTCACGGATGCCGCTGAAATCCAGGCCCTCACCCGGAGCACGTCGCTGCCCGTGAACGTGCTCGCGCGGCAGGACCTCCCCGCCGCGGCGGAGCTTCAGAGGCTAGGGGTGCGGCGGCTCAGCGCCGGGTCCGCCATCTCGGAGGCCATCTGGGGCCGGGCCGGGGCGCTCGCCTCCGCGTTCCTCCGCGAGGGACACTCTCCGAGCCTGTTCGAAGCCGCCGCCAGCTACCCGTCCCTCAACGCGCTGATGAACCCGAAGTAG
- the ogt gene encoding methylated-DNA--[protein]-cysteine S-methyltransferase, with product MPDRPRFFIDSSPTPAGVALLVCDEEGRLRALDWEGYEARMHRLLRLHYGENGCVLEPARDPFGRTSALQAYLRGDLGAIASLPVETGGTPFQREVWRALREIPAGTTTTYGRLAERIGRPKAIRAVGLANGANPISIVVPCHRVVGANASLTGYAGGLERKRWLLNHEQTHA from the coding sequence ATGCCTGACCGTCCGCGCTTCTTCATCGATTCCTCGCCCACCCCCGCTGGCGTGGCGCTCCTCGTCTGCGATGAGGAAGGCCGCCTGCGCGCGCTGGACTGGGAGGGCTACGAGGCCCGCATGCACCGGCTCCTGCGCCTGCACTACGGCGAGAACGGCTGCGTCCTGGAACCCGCGCGCGATCCCTTCGGCCGCACCTCCGCGCTCCAGGCGTATCTGCGCGGAGACCTGGGCGCCATCGCATCCCTCCCCGTGGAGACCGGCGGCACACCCTTCCAGCGCGAGGTCTGGCGCGCCCTCCGGGAGATTCCCGCCGGTACGACGACCACCTATGGGCGGCTCGCCGAACGCATCGGACGGCCCAAGGCCATCCGCGCCGTGGGCCTGGCCAATGGCGCCAATCCCATCAGCATCGTCGTCCCGTGCCACCGCGTTGTCGGTGCCAATGCCTCGCTCACGGGTTATGCAGGAGGCCTGGAACGCAAACGCTGGCTGCTCAATCATGAGCAGACGCACGCCTGA
- a CDS encoding AlkA N-terminal domain-containing protein: MDGLDPTACYRALTTRDSRFDGRFFTAVKTTRIYCRPICPARAPRFENCTFYPTAAAAQEAGFRPCLRCRPEASPSLAPWRGTSVTVSRALALIADGLMDADEASVEALADRLGVGDRQLRRLFHQHLGASPVAVAQTRRVLFARQLIHETSLSMAEVALASGFGSVRRFNAVFQSLYGRPPGALRRARAAPVTSSGPEVTLLIPYRPPYDWDAMVAWLTARAFTGMEHVEPGRYLRTFTNAWGQGAVEVSPAPGLDALRATLRVSDVRMLPSVVAQVRRVFDVGADVESIRAHLSTDALLAPLLAARPGLRAPGGWDGFELAVRAILGQQVTTAAARQLGQRLLGLHGESLDPALTGDARLQRAFPRPEVLAAADLTGLGMPAARARAISQFAAAVAADSSLFQPGPSLADTVARFTRLPGIGEWTAQYIALRAVREPDAFPASDVALLRAATEAGSPRPTPEALLRRAEAWSPWRAYAAQHLWTSVALQAREPRPDPQTNTRARRLPTAPPRRKAHA; the protein is encoded by the coding sequence ATGGACGGCCTGGACCCCACCGCCTGCTACCGCGCGCTGACGACGCGGGACTCCCGCTTCGACGGGCGGTTCTTCACCGCCGTGAAGACGACGCGCATCTACTGCCGCCCCATCTGCCCGGCCCGCGCGCCCCGCTTCGAGAACTGCACCTTCTACCCCACCGCCGCCGCCGCCCAGGAGGCGGGCTTCCGGCCCTGCCTCCGCTGCCGGCCCGAGGCCTCGCCCTCGCTGGCCCCCTGGCGCGGCACCTCCGTCACCGTCTCGCGCGCCCTGGCGCTCATCGCGGACGGCCTGATGGACGCCGACGAGGCCAGCGTCGAGGCGCTGGCGGACCGGCTCGGCGTTGGAGACCGGCAGCTGCGCCGGCTCTTCCACCAACACCTGGGCGCATCACCGGTCGCCGTGGCCCAGACGCGCCGCGTGCTCTTCGCCCGGCAGCTCATCCACGAAACCTCCCTCTCCATGGCGGAGGTCGCCCTCGCGTCCGGCTTCGGCAGCGTGCGGCGCTTCAACGCCGTCTTCCAGTCGCTCTACGGCCGGCCTCCGGGCGCCCTCCGCCGTGCCCGGGCGGCTCCGGTGACATCCTCGGGCCCCGAGGTGACGCTCCTCATCCCCTACCGGCCTCCCTACGACTGGGACGCGATGGTGGCCTGGCTGACGGCCCGCGCATTCACCGGCATGGAGCACGTCGAGCCCGGCCGCTATCTGCGCACGTTCACGAATGCCTGGGGCCAGGGCGCCGTGGAGGTGTCACCCGCACCGGGGCTCGATGCCCTGCGCGCCACCCTTCGTGTCAGCGACGTGCGGATGCTGCCCTCCGTCGTCGCCCAGGTCCGGCGCGTCTTCGACGTGGGCGCGGACGTGGAGTCCATCCGGGCCCACCTGTCGACGGATGCCCTGCTCGCGCCCCTCCTCGCCGCGCGTCCCGGCCTTCGCGCCCCGGGCGGCTGGGACGGCTTCGAGCTGGCGGTCCGCGCCATCCTCGGCCAGCAGGTGACGACCGCCGCCGCGCGGCAGTTGGGACAGCGGCTCCTGGGCCTGCATGGCGAAAGCCTGGATCCGGCGCTCACCGGCGACGCCCGGCTCCAGCGCGCCTTCCCCCGTCCCGAAGTCCTCGCCGCGGCGGACCTCACCGGCCTGGGCATGCCGGCCGCTCGGGCACGGGCGATCTCCCAGTTCGCCGCGGCCGTCGCGGCCGATTCTTCGCTGTTTCAACCCGGCCCGTCGCTCGCGGACACCGTGGCCCGCTTCACGCGCCTGCCCGGCATCGGCGAGTGGACCGCCCAGTACATCGCCCTCCGCGCCGTCCGGGAGCCGGATGCGTTTCCCGCCTCCGACGTCGCCCTGCTGCGCGCCGCGACGGAAGCCGGGAGCCCACGGCCCACGCCGGAAGCGCTGCTGCGACGCGCCGAAGCCTGGAGCCCCTGGCGCGCGTACGCAGCCCAACACCTCTGGACCTCGGTGGCCCTCCAGGCCCGTGAGCCCAGGCCGGATCCTCAAACCAACACCCGAGCGCGGCGCCTCCCCACCGCTCCTCCCCGCCGGAAAGCCCATGCCTGA
- a CDS encoding DnaJ-like cysteine-rich domain-containing protein, with protein MLDEEIHSKARAAAIRWSRWRLGPLGFADLITRVDASVLRYGRLVTRYAVRTGTWAAEAYAGGANTARSSRSTPPVSLDTLDLWSASPEALAEQSSHLAVCGDCQGAGQVTCPTCRGSLRASCSGCGGSGRRMSRARKSYRMVNCTECRGKGTKKCVRCTKGLVGCRTCRGSGTLRRWLKVSTVERTQVRTWPDAKALSSHKGLLEDSKRALQWPGARALASVEHAGPLPDSALGEEIRAAGFIAARASLEPELEPLRARILSQTLDVFEAPSATVCFEFAGRPGFIHLLGHGLQPTQARDTSAFHRRVGALMGVAMAGFFAVPFLVGAFISRHKFYEEPAQSGLAMLAILGLWPGTWWWVASALRRRRTGGAKSPARWHDRIGIGLTGLCALVLAGCFLFIRPSVPELARLTSAGQLREAELHADLLEASGESSPEYIEARNAFVLARIRGMDNRDAVKLIRHYAGSGKGTDPLEAECVKLREAWARSALERGEEDRVEAELKALSTERAQASVMDGLRAKLEDLRIAKGKAALEKGDLAEAIQVLSRIQARTLAAERPEPLLTQAYLRQEHACPARDVRCRATALHAAVAVDTGETARAALASFRGAELTRLAKATAHAGGLGASLRELRTADEEADALLAVLGGDPDVAAARAAILGRREALLRNRFPLGEPVEVAQAQLGPSGLEMQRADVFRVVDAPPGTLTYLFIGQGMTRGLYVTAPDHGQAGLSPAALQTAAKRFTGQEFSAKDLVHAGRGVAHVTVRLGRHTALLGWHHDTLVEAQIGRVDP; from the coding sequence ATGTTGGATGAGGAAATCCACTCGAAGGCCCGGGCCGCGGCCATCCGCTGGTCGCGCTGGCGGCTGGGCCCCCTTGGTTTCGCGGACCTCATCACCCGGGTCGACGCGTCCGTGCTCCGCTACGGGCGGCTCGTCACCCGGTACGCCGTCCGTACCGGCACCTGGGCGGCGGAGGCCTACGCGGGCGGCGCGAACACGGCCCGAAGCTCCCGCTCCACGCCCCCGGTCTCACTCGACACACTGGACCTGTGGAGCGCGTCCCCGGAGGCCCTGGCCGAACAGTCCTCCCACCTCGCCGTGTGCGGGGACTGTCAAGGCGCCGGCCAGGTGACGTGCCCCACGTGCCGGGGCTCCCTTCGCGCGAGTTGCTCCGGCTGCGGCGGGTCCGGCCGGCGGATGAGCCGGGCGCGCAAGAGCTACCGGATGGTGAACTGCACGGAGTGCCGGGGTAAGGGCACGAAGAAGTGCGTCCGCTGCACGAAGGGCCTGGTGGGCTGCCGCACCTGCCGGGGCTCGGGGACGCTGCGCCGGTGGCTGAAGGTGTCGACCGTCGAACGCACCCAGGTGCGTACGTGGCCGGATGCGAAGGCCCTTTCCTCTCACAAGGGCCTGCTGGAGGATTCGAAGCGGGCCCTCCAATGGCCGGGAGCACGTGCCCTGGCTTCCGTGGAGCACGCAGGTCCCCTGCCCGACTCCGCGCTGGGAGAGGAGATCCGTGCCGCGGGCTTCATCGCCGCGCGGGCGTCGCTGGAGCCCGAGCTCGAACCGCTGCGCGCACGAATCCTTTCCCAGACATTGGATGTCTTTGAAGCTCCGTCCGCGACCGTCTGTTTTGAATTCGCGGGCAGGCCCGGGTTCATCCACCTGCTGGGACACGGTCTCCAGCCCACTCAGGCCCGCGATACCTCCGCATTCCACCGGCGCGTCGGAGCCCTGATGGGCGTGGCCATGGCGGGCTTCTTCGCCGTGCCCTTCCTGGTTGGCGCTTTCATTTCACGGCACAAGTTCTACGAAGAACCGGCCCAGAGCGGGCTCGCCATGTTGGCGATCCTGGGGCTCTGGCCCGGAACCTGGTGGTGGGTCGCGAGCGCGCTGCGCCGTCGACGCACCGGTGGCGCGAAATCCCCCGCGCGGTGGCACGACCGGATTGGTATCGGACTGACGGGACTCTGCGCGCTCGTCCTCGCGGGATGCTTCCTCTTCATCCGTCCTTCGGTTCCGGAACTGGCTCGCCTGACGTCCGCCGGTCAGCTTCGTGAAGCCGAGCTGCACGCGGACCTGCTGGAGGCCAGCGGTGAATCCAGCCCCGAGTACATCGAGGCGCGGAACGCGTTCGTTCTCGCGCGCATCCGGGGCATGGACAATCGCGACGCCGTGAAGCTCATCCGCCATTACGCGGGCTCCGGAAAGGGAACCGACCCGCTGGAGGCAGAGTGCGTGAAGCTGCGCGAAGCCTGGGCGCGGTCCGCGCTGGAACGTGGCGAAGAGGACCGGGTGGAGGCCGAGCTGAAGGCCCTGTCCACCGAGCGGGCTCAGGCCTCCGTCATGGATGGACTTCGGGCGAAGCTGGAGGACCTCCGCATCGCGAAGGGCAAAGCCGCGCTGGAGAAGGGAGACCTGGCCGAGGCCATCCAGGTCCTGTCCCGCATCCAGGCCCGGACGCTCGCCGCCGAACGTCCCGAGCCGCTGCTCACCCAGGCCTACCTGCGTCAGGAACACGCATGCCCTGCCCGCGATGTGCGCTGCCGCGCCACGGCCCTCCACGCCGCGGTGGCGGTCGACACGGGTGAAACGGCTCGGGCCGCCCTGGCCTCCTTCCGGGGCGCGGAGCTCACCCGGCTGGCGAAGGCCACGGCCCACGCGGGAGGGCTCGGGGCTTCGCTGCGAGAGCTGCGCACCGCGGACGAGGAGGCGGATGCCCTGCTCGCGGTGCTCGGCGGCGACCCTGACGTGGCCGCCGCCCGGGCCGCGATCCTCGGCCGCAGAGAGGCATTGCTGCGCAATCGGTTTCCCCTCGGTGAGCCCGTGGAGGTCGCCCAGGCGCAGCTCGGTCCCTCCGGACTGGAGATGCAGCGCGCGGACGTGTTCCGCGTGGTGGACGCGCCTCCGGGAACGCTCACGTACCTGTTCATTGGTCAGGGCATGACCCGGGGCCTCTACGTCACCGCGCCGGACCATGGGCAGGCGGGGCTGTCGCCCGCGGCGCTCCAGACCGCGGCGAAGCGCTTCACGGGCCAGGAGTTCTCCGCGAAGGACCTCGTGCATGCAGGCAGGGGCGTGGCCCATGTGACGGTTCGCCTGGGGCGGCACACGGCCCTGCTCGGATGGCATCACGACACGCTGGTCGAAGCACAGATTGGACGGGTGGATCCATGA
- a CDS encoding serine/threonine-protein kinase produces the protein MNEPTAVTDPRIGSVLQERYRIIERLAAGGMGMVYRGERLEVGKSVAIKFLHAWAARDDDFRKRFQVEARAMSRLTHPCCVSVIDFGVDQESPYMVMDFVTGETLRALLRDGPLPPARALSAVRQVLAGLAHAHDQGIIHRDIKPENIIVTHAVGLGEQVRILDFGLAKLRDEVTGLTSGMMLGTPSYMAPEQIHGEPVGPPTDLYSTGVLLYELLTGKKPFNATSNAELLRMQREVTPPRLRDAAPDAGFNAELEATLAKAMEKAPGDRFQSATEFLAALEGAGAGPEVRSVAPVAGDASGAARASTPMPARPKEEVLATRNARAQPRATPVGVQAEARAPEPAPVAPTEAVARKEESEATLRSGPMKPPPVQSRSRRVVGGAVVLSMVAVGLGGWALASRSAGPAPVSPERPSPMAPPAEEARAEAPAGATAWQPVVEQLPGIDDVHRLIKAQRRDAALAALKKLAAKYPASAYVRYLEGNVDFDNLRWVDGVAAYRAALRNDAAYGNAPVVIQDAIRCLVSDRFHGTCEDFLRKDLGEAAVPSLEEAAREHPMASVRTRAAALLRQRGAERRE, from the coding sequence ATGAATGAGCCCACGGCCGTGACGGATCCTCGCATCGGCTCGGTATTGCAGGAGCGCTACCGCATCATCGAGCGGCTCGCCGCCGGTGGCATGGGCATGGTGTACCGGGGCGAGCGGCTGGAGGTCGGCAAGTCCGTCGCCATCAAGTTCCTGCACGCGTGGGCGGCGCGGGATGACGACTTCCGCAAGCGCTTCCAGGTCGAGGCGCGCGCGATGAGCCGCCTCACCCATCCGTGCTGCGTATCGGTCATCGACTTCGGCGTGGATCAGGAGTCGCCGTACATGGTGATGGACTTCGTCACCGGCGAGACGCTGCGGGCGCTGCTGCGCGACGGCCCGCTGCCCCCGGCCCGGGCCCTGAGCGCCGTGCGGCAGGTGCTCGCGGGTCTGGCCCATGCGCACGACCAGGGCATCATCCACCGCGACATCAAGCCCGAGAACATCATCGTCACCCACGCCGTGGGGCTCGGGGAGCAGGTGCGCATCCTCGACTTCGGGCTCGCCAAGCTGCGTGACGAGGTGACGGGCCTCACGTCGGGGATGATGCTCGGGACACCGTCCTACATGGCCCCGGAGCAGATCCACGGCGAGCCGGTGGGTCCGCCCACGGACCTGTACTCCACCGGCGTGCTGCTCTACGAGCTGCTCACCGGGAAGAAACCCTTCAACGCCACCAGCAACGCGGAGCTGCTGCGCATGCAGCGCGAGGTGACGCCGCCCCGGTTGCGCGACGCCGCTCCTGACGCGGGCTTCAACGCGGAGCTCGAAGCGACGCTGGCGAAGGCGATGGAGAAGGCCCCGGGGGATCGCTTCCAGTCCGCCACGGAGTTCCTGGCCGCGCTCGAAGGGGCCGGAGCGGGTCCGGAGGTGCGCTCCGTGGCGCCCGTGGCCGGCGATGCATCGGGGGCGGCGCGAGCCTCCACGCCCATGCCGGCACGTCCCAAGGAGGAGGTGCTCGCGACCCGAAACGCCCGTGCGCAGCCCCGGGCGACGCCGGTGGGCGTTCAGGCCGAAGCCCGCGCGCCGGAGCCCGCACCGGTGGCTCCGACGGAGGCCGTGGCCAGGAAGGAGGAGTCCGAGGCCACGCTCCGCTCTGGACCCATGAAGCCCCCGCCCGTCCAGAGCCGCTCGCGCCGGGTGGTGGGAGGCGCCGTCGTGCTCTCCATGGTCGCGGTGGGTCTTGGCGGGTGGGCGTTGGCGTCAAGGTCCGCGGGCCCGGCGCCGGTGTCCCCGGAGCGGCCGTCGCCCATGGCCCCGCCAGCCGAGGAAGCACGGGCGGAGGCTCCAGCGGGAGCCACGGCCTGGCAGCCCGTCGTGGAGCAGCTCCCGGGCATCGACGACGTGCATCGGTTGATCAAGGCGCAGCGGCGGGACGCGGCCCTGGCGGCGTTGAAGAAGCTGGCGGCGAAGTACCCGGCGAGCGCCTACGTCCGCTATCTGGAGGGGAACGTCGACTTCGACAACCTCCGCTGGGTGGACGGCGTGGCGGCCTACCGGGCGGCACTGCGCAATGACGCCGCGTACGGCAACGCGCCGGTCGTCATCCAGGACGCCATCCGCTGCCTCGTCAGCGACCGGTTCCACGGCACCTGCGAGGACTTCCTCCGCAAGGACCTGGGCGAGGCCGCGGTGCCTTCATTGGAGGAGGCCGCCCGCGAGCACCCCATGGCCAGCGTCCGGACCCGGGCCGCGGCGCTGCTCCGACAGCGTGGGGCGGAGCGACGGGAGTGA
- a CDS encoding GNAT family N-acetyltransferase, producing MAPITFRIARDTDLPGILQLLADDAIAQARTGYTAEVSPSVRAAFDDIAADPNNELIVGEQDGQVVATLQLTYIPGLSRGGMRRALVEAVRVRSDLRGQRIGEALMVDAMERSRARGCGLMQLTTDKLRHEAHRFYARLGFVASHEGMKRPL from the coding sequence ATGGCCCCCATCACCTTCCGCATCGCCCGCGACACGGATCTGCCTGGCATCCTCCAACTGCTCGCGGATGACGCCATCGCGCAGGCCCGCACAGGCTACACGGCGGAGGTCAGTCCCTCCGTCCGCGCCGCGTTCGACGACATCGCCGCCGACCCGAACAACGAGCTCATCGTGGGTGAACAGGACGGGCAGGTCGTCGCCACGTTGCAGCTCACGTACATCCCCGGCCTGAGCCGGGGCGGCATGCGCCGGGCGTTGGTGGAGGCGGTGCGCGTGCGCTCGGACCTGCGGGGGCAGCGCATTGGTGAGGCGTTGATGGTGGACGCCATGGAGCGCTCGCGGGCGCGGGGCTGCGGGCTGATGCAGCTCACGACGGACAAGCTCCGCCACGAAGCCCACCGCTTCTATGCGCGGCTGGGATTCGTGGCGAGCCACGAGGGCATGAAGCGCCCCCTTTGA
- a CDS encoding VOC family protein, translating into MGTKIFVNLPVESLDRAVGFFTKLGYTFNPQFTDANATCMVISEDIYVMLLVKPFFKTFTQKEVADATKTTEVIIALSQENRAAVDALMEKALAAGAKETKDKTDMGFMYQRSFSDLDGHQWEPFWMDPAAAQPQQ; encoded by the coding sequence ATGGGCACCAAGATCTTCGTCAACCTCCCCGTCGAGTCGCTGGATCGCGCGGTCGGTTTCTTCACGAAGCTGGGCTACACGTTCAACCCCCAGTTCACCGACGCCAACGCCACGTGCATGGTCATCAGCGAGGACATCTACGTGATGTTGCTCGTGAAGCCTTTCTTCAAGACGTTCACCCAGAAGGAGGTCGCGGACGCCACGAAGACGACGGAGGTGATCATCGCGCTGTCCCAGGAGAACCGCGCCGCCGTGGACGCGCTGATGGAGAAGGCGCTGGCGGCGGGCGCGAAGGAGACCAAGGACAAGACGGACATGGGCTTCATGTACCAGCGCAGCTTCTCGGACCTGGACGGCCACCAGTGGGAGCCGTTCTGGATGGACCCGGCCGCCGCGCAGCCGCAGCAGTGA